A region from the Janthinobacterium agaricidamnosum genome encodes:
- a CDS encoding GGDEF domain-containing protein: protein MRVPELSTLRRIAVPLAFGGNSEQQHTYFAELHRVGLITQVMGIIAFSLAWLLMPPAYHPNLTHAVLALLGMLASLAVRARCTTLPVLTMTGACAVLALTFGLRTMADAVHHASFWVLPVGVFMTLAIASIFNGGLSYLAVVAGVWWNVGHGLYPVNAGLPDQPWVPLMIAVSVLFGLALNVSFSLLRLRNYHAKVELTRLAFQDSLTGLNNRRMFTQRAQQMHGAHQGGMLHFLMIDIDDFKIINDQQGHDAGDAVLMRTAAIIADKAQSHLCGRLGGEEFGIVYAGDREAVRAFAGALVAAVSQAFHAAQFVSISVGVAELDRDKELSHSYRLADEALYLAKRQGKNRYVIA, encoded by the coding sequence ATGCGCGTTCCTGAACTGTCTACCTTGCGGCGCATTGCCGTTCCCCTTGCCTTTGGCGGCAACAGCGAACAGCAGCATACGTATTTTGCGGAATTGCACCGGGTCGGCCTGATCACGCAAGTGATGGGCATCATCGCCTTCAGCCTGGCCTGGCTGCTGATGCCGCCGGCCTACCATCCGAACCTGACGCACGCCGTGCTGGCCTTGCTGGGCATGTTGGCGAGCCTGGCCGTGCGCGCCCGCTGCACCACCTTGCCCGTGCTGACCATGACGGGGGCCTGCGCCGTGCTGGCACTGACCTTCGGCTTGCGCACCATGGCCGATGCTGTCCACCACGCCAGCTTCTGGGTCTTGCCCGTGGGTGTCTTCATGACCCTGGCCATCGCTTCCATCTTCAATGGCGGTCTCAGCTACCTGGCCGTGGTGGCCGGCGTGTGGTGGAACGTGGGCCACGGCCTGTATCCCGTCAACGCTGGCTTGCCCGACCAGCCCTGGGTGCCGTTGATGATCGCCGTCAGCGTGCTGTTCGGGCTGGCGCTGAACGTCAGCTTCAGCTTATTGCGCCTGCGTAACTATCACGCCAAGGTGGAATTGACGCGGCTGGCCTTCCAAGATAGCCTGACGGGCTTGAACAACCGCCGCATGTTCACGCAGCGCGCCCAGCAGATGCACGGTGCGCATCAGGGCGGCATGCTGCATTTCCTGATGATCGACATCGACGATTTCAAGATCATCAACGACCAGCAGGGCCACGACGCGGGCGACGCGGTGCTCATGCGCACGGCCGCCATCATCGCGGACAAGGCGCAAAGCCATCTGTGCGGACGCCTGGGCGGCGAGGAATTCGGCATCGTCTACGCGGGCGACCGCGAGGCCGTGCGCGCCTTCGCCGGCGCCCTGGTCGCCGCCGTCAGCCAGGCTTTCCATGCGGCACAGTTCGTGTCGATCAGCGTGGGCGTGGCCGAGCTGGACCGGGACAAGGAGCTGAGCCACAGTTACCGCCTGGCCGACGAGGCGCTGTACCTGGCCAAGCGCCAGGGGAAGAACCGCTATGTGATTGCCTGA
- a CDS encoding PP2C family serine/threonine-protein phosphatase, translating into MAIANQHWRVFGASVTGKAHLDKDIPCQDAHAHAVVNDVLVAIVCDGAGSARLSEQGAQFVAAQTVQALAGRLEQGATVQDLHDGALAGTLAQIRAALDDIARAANATLDDYASTVVGVVMGADAGFFFHLGDGLGVAQLMDGGELISLPANGEYANETYFISGERWREQLRLLAIPQAVRGVVLMSDGCMPFAMSKNNAALYAPFMDAVQGYLRTVESSELGNTALASTLADPRTHQITGDDKTLLLALRA; encoded by the coding sequence ATGGCAATAGCAAATCAGCATTGGCGCGTGTTCGGCGCGTCCGTCACGGGCAAGGCGCACCTGGATAAGGACATTCCTTGCCAAGACGCGCACGCGCACGCCGTCGTGAACGACGTTTTGGTGGCCATCGTCTGCGATGGCGCCGGCTCGGCCAGGCTCAGCGAGCAGGGCGCGCAGTTTGTTGCCGCGCAAACCGTGCAGGCGCTGGCCGGACGGCTGGAGCAGGGCGCCACCGTGCAGGATCTGCATGACGGCGCGCTGGCGGGCACCCTGGCGCAGATCCGCGCCGCGCTCGACGACATCGCCCGCGCCGCCAATGCCACCTTGGACGACTACGCCAGCACGGTGGTGGGCGTGGTGATGGGCGCGGATGCCGGCTTCTTCTTCCACCTGGGCGACGGCCTGGGCGTGGCGCAACTGATGGACGGTGGCGAACTGATCTCGCTGCCCGCGAACGGCGAATACGCCAATGAAACATATTTCATCAGTGGCGAGCGCTGGCGCGAACAGTTGCGCCTGCTGGCGATTCCGCAAGCCGTGCGCGGCGTCGTGCTGATGTCGGATGGCTGCATGCCCTTTGCCATGAGCAAGAACAATGCAGCGCTGTACGCGCCGTTCATGGATGCCGTGCAAGGCTATCTGCGCACGGTCGAGAGCAGCGAGCTGGGCAATACGGCGCTGGCGTCCACCCTGGCCGACCCGCGCACGCACCAGATCACGGGCGACGACAAGACCCTGCTGCTGGCCTTGCGCGCATGA
- a CDS encoding response regulator produces the protein MPETSDLSVLIVDPNPSMRGNLHNMLNQAAITKVEYAVNAGTAIRLLMKKPFDIILCEYDLGSGTDGQDGQQLLEDLRHHKLIGLWTIFIMLTSEAIHSKVISAAELTPSDYILKPFTVDVLSGRIARAIERRAVFLPTYQLIDKGDLREAVKSCRAAELQHPRLAADFARLRAELHISLDEWKEAEQLYADMLATRPMAWAHLGLARTLFEQQRHEDAQEALLELVETYPRFMAAYDLLAQNHEAMGQQLQAKKILEDAVAISPHMVRRLRHLGGIAFDTGDIGAAERAYKQVVTKAKYSEFRDPEDHVNLVKTLVKKGDAPQASGVLRDMERSLRGSANVEACRAISAAMLHELSGNDIAAATELQLAAAALDDARGLSTQLKVGLVQSCLKNNLEQAASDVMMKLVNEADSDVTMEAAVDVFEKAGRHDLAQGMGQQITNQVQELMQDAASKAESGELKGAVFVLRQALRKTPGNLPVLFASVEAILRQLNMLGWEAPLAEQAQHQMQVIRKIDPRHPQLESLKQQYAATQHKYGIAT, from the coding sequence ATGCCAGAAACTAGCGACTTATCTGTCCTGATCGTCGACCCGAACCCCAGCATGCGGGGCAATCTGCACAATATGCTGAACCAGGCCGCCATCACCAAGGTGGAATATGCCGTCAATGCCGGCACGGCCATCCGCTTGCTGATGAAGAAACCGTTCGACATCATCCTGTGCGAATACGACCTTGGCAGCGGCACGGATGGCCAGGATGGCCAGCAATTGCTGGAAGACTTGCGCCACCATAAGCTGATCGGCCTGTGGACGATCTTCATCATGCTGACCTCGGAGGCCATCCACAGCAAGGTGATCAGCGCAGCGGAGCTGACCCCGTCCGACTACATATTAAAACCGTTCACCGTCGACGTGCTGAGCGGCCGCATCGCGCGCGCCATCGAGCGGCGCGCCGTTTTTCTGCCCACGTATCAGCTGATCGACAAGGGCGACCTGCGCGAAGCCGTGAAAAGCTGCCGCGCGGCCGAACTGCAGCACCCGCGCCTGGCGGCCGATTTCGCCCGCCTGCGCGCCGAACTGCACATCAGCCTGGACGAATGGAAGGAAGCGGAACAGCTCTACGCCGACATGCTGGCAACGCGGCCCATGGCCTGGGCGCACCTGGGCCTGGCGCGCACCCTGTTCGAACAGCAGCGCCACGAGGATGCGCAGGAAGCGCTGCTGGAACTGGTGGAGACCTATCCCCGCTTCATGGCCGCCTACGACTTGCTGGCGCAAAACCACGAAGCCATGGGCCAGCAACTGCAGGCCAAGAAAATCCTCGAGGACGCGGTGGCCATCTCGCCGCACATGGTGCGCCGCTTGCGCCACCTGGGCGGCATCGCCTTCGACACGGGCGACATCGGCGCGGCCGAACGGGCCTACAAGCAGGTCGTGACGAAAGCGAAGTACTCCGAATTCCGCGACCCGGAAGACCACGTCAACCTGGTAAAAACGCTGGTGAAAAAGGGCGACGCGCCGCAAGCGAGCGGCGTGCTGCGCGACATGGAGCGCTCCCTGCGGGGCAGCGCCAACGTGGAAGCATGCCGCGCCATCTCGGCCGCCATGCTGCATGAACTGTCGGGCAACGACATCGCCGCCGCCACCGAACTGCAACTGGCCGCCGCCGCCCTGGACGACGCGCGGGGCCTGTCGACGCAGCTGAAGGTGGGCCTCGTGCAAAGCTGCCTGAAGAACAACCTGGAACAGGCCGCGTCCGACGTCATGATGAAACTCGTCAACGAAGCCGACAGCGACGTGACGATGGAAGCGGCCGTCGACGTCTTTGAAAAAGCGGGCCGCCACGACCTGGCGCAAGGCATGGGCCAGCAGATCACGAACCAGGTGCAGGAATTGATGCAGGATGCGGCCAGCAAGGCGGAAAGCGGAGAACTCAAGGGCGCCGTCTTCGTGCTGCGCCAGGCCCTGCGCAAGACGCCGGGCAACCTGCCCGTGCTGTTCGCCTCCGTCGAGGCCATCCTGCGCCAGCTCAACATGCTGGGCTGGGAAGCCCCGCTCGCTGAACAGGCGCAGCACCAGATGCAGGTGATCCGCAAGATCGACCCCAGGCATCCGCAGCTGGAGTCGCTCAAGCAGCAGTATGCGGCTACGCAGCACAAGTATGGTATTGCGACCTGA
- the purL gene encoding phosphoribosylformylglycinamidine synthase, producing MLILPGSNALSHFRSHRLLSQLQAVSPAIVAVQARYVHFIDASAPLTAGDSTRLGALLTYGEPAQADNTEGAAEEFFVIPRFGTISPWASKATDIAHNCGMAHIKRVERGIAFRINLKSGILGSAIGAGKLTDEQVQAVADLLHDRMTESVLRSADDAKDLFRTLEARPLESIDLLGQGKRALETANTELGLAMSEDEIDYLDAAFTKAGRNPTDVELMMFAQANSEHCRHKIFNANWTIDGVAQPKSLFGMIKNTHELQPKGTVVAYSDNSSIMEGATVSRFYPRGANHEYAASTELTHTLMKVETHNHPTAISPFPGASTGAGGEIRDEGATGRGAKPKAGLTGFTVSNLSLPDAVRSWETAASVTAPLAGRTDADQYGKPERIASPLQIMIEGPLGGAAFSNEFGRPVLGGYFRTYEQNVGADKDAVFGYHKPIMIAGGIGNISAQHTHKNDIPVGSLLVQLGGPGMRIGMGGSAASSMTTGSNTADLDFDSVQRGNPEMERRAQEVINACWQMGADNPIISIHDVGAGGLSNAFPEITNDAKRGAIFDLRKIPLEESGMAPKEIWSNESQERYVLAIAPESLPLFKAMCERERCLFAAVGVATEERQLKLIDPELGNEPVDMPMDVLLGKPPKMQRDVVHVANDFPAIDLTGMDLVDVAQKVLLLPTVADKSFLITIGDRSVGGMTVRDQMVGPWQVPVADCAVTTMSFEGYLGEAMAMGERTPLAVIDAAASGRMAVGEAVTNIAAAAIADISDIKLSANWMAACGQPGQDAALYDTVKAVGMDLCPALGISIPVGKDSLSMRTTWKDENTGAAKSVTSPVSLIVSSFAPVTDVRKSLTPQLKTDQGDTSLILIDLGRGKNRLGASALAQVMGQLGNETPDVDSAEDLKGFFAAVQKLNSDDKLLAYHDRSDGGLYATLTEMAFAGHTGMSVNLDMLTMEGEHSSDWGDAKNWTGQVAERRNELTLRALFSEELGAVIQVRAEEKSLVMDVLRTFNLGACSHIIGKLNDRDVIEFTRDAKLIYTQPRADLHRLWSETSWRIARLRDNPACADAEYDRLLDVQDPGMSPIVTFDQNDNIAAPFIATGVRPRVAILREQGVNSHIETAYVMHQAGFTAVDVHMSDLIAGRVKLDDFQGVIAVGGFSYGDVLGAGEGWAKTILFNASLAEQFARFFNRTDSFGLGICNGCQMMSNLKSIIPGAHAWPKFTRNKSEKFEGRFAMVEVMDSPSIFFNGMAGTQAGIAIAHGEGYADFSQTGDITQVTKAMRFVDNKGAATEAYPYNPNGSPEGITSVTTPDGRFTVLMPHAERVFRSVQQSYHPEAWGEDSPWMRMFRNARKFVG from the coding sequence ATGTTGATACTGCCGGGTTCCAATGCCCTGTCCCATTTCCGTAGCCACCGTCTGTTAAGCCAACTGCAAGCCGTCTCGCCTGCGATCGTTGCCGTGCAAGCACGCTATGTCCATTTCATCGATGCCAGCGCGCCCCTCACGGCCGGCGACAGCACGCGCCTTGGCGCCTTGCTGACGTACGGCGAGCCGGCCCAGGCCGACAATACGGAAGGCGCTGCCGAAGAATTCTTCGTCATCCCCCGTTTCGGCACGATTTCGCCGTGGGCTTCGAAAGCCACCGACATCGCGCACAACTGCGGCATGGCGCACATCAAGCGCGTCGAACGCGGCATCGCTTTCCGCATCAACCTGAAATCGGGCATCCTGGGCAGCGCCATCGGCGCCGGCAAACTGACGGACGAGCAAGTACAGGCCGTGGCCGACCTGCTGCACGACCGCATGACGGAATCCGTGCTGCGCAGCGCCGACGACGCCAAGGACTTGTTCCGCACGCTGGAAGCGCGTCCGTTGGAATCGATCGACTTGCTGGGGCAGGGCAAGCGCGCGCTGGAAACGGCGAACACGGAACTGGGTCTGGCGATGTCGGAAGACGAAATCGACTACCTGGATGCCGCCTTCACCAAGGCCGGCCGCAATCCGACGGACGTGGAACTGATGATGTTCGCGCAGGCGAATAGCGAGCATTGCCGCCACAAGATCTTCAACGCCAACTGGACCATCGACGGCGTGGCGCAACCGAAGTCGCTGTTCGGCATGATCAAGAACACGCACGAACTGCAGCCGAAAGGCACCGTCGTCGCCTACAGCGACAACTCGTCCATCATGGAAGGCGCCACGGTCTCGCGCTTCTACCCGCGCGGTGCGAACCACGAATACGCGGCATCGACGGAGCTGACGCACACCCTGATGAAGGTGGAAACGCATAACCACCCGACGGCCATCTCCCCATTCCCTGGCGCCTCCACGGGCGCGGGCGGCGAGATCCGCGACGAAGGCGCGACGGGCCGCGGCGCCAAGCCGAAGGCTGGCTTGACCGGTTTCACCGTGTCGAACCTGTCGCTGCCGGACGCCGTGCGCAGCTGGGAAACGGCCGCTTCCGTGACGGCGCCGCTGGCGGGCCGTACGGATGCAGATCAATACGGCAAACCGGAACGCATCGCGTCGCCGCTGCAGATCATGATCGAAGGCCCGCTGGGCGGCGCCGCGTTCTCGAACGAATTCGGCCGTCCAGTCCTGGGCGGCTACTTCCGCACGTATGAGCAGAACGTCGGCGCAGATAAAGACGCCGTGTTCGGCTACCACAAGCCGATCATGATCGCGGGCGGCATCGGCAATATCTCGGCGCAGCACACGCACAAGAACGACATCCCCGTCGGCAGCCTGCTGGTGCAGCTGGGTGGCCCGGGCATGCGCATCGGCATGGGCGGCAGCGCCGCCTCGTCGATGACCACCGGCAGCAACACGGCCGACCTGGACTTCGATTCCGTCCAGCGCGGCAATCCTGAAATGGAACGCCGCGCCCAGGAAGTCATCAACGCCTGCTGGCAAATGGGCGCGGACAATCCGATCATCTCGATCCACGACGTGGGTGCGGGCGGCTTGTCGAACGCGTTCCCGGAAATCACCAACGACGCCAAGCGCGGCGCGATTTTCGACCTGCGCAAGATCCCGCTGGAAGAATCGGGCATGGCGCCGAAGGAAATCTGGAGCAATGAATCGCAGGAACGCTACGTTCTGGCCATCGCGCCGGAAAGCCTGCCGCTGTTCAAAGCCATGTGCGAACGCGAACGCTGCCTGTTCGCCGCCGTGGGCGTGGCCACCGAAGAACGTCAACTGAAGTTGATCGACCCGGAACTGGGCAACGAACCGGTCGACATGCCGATGGACGTCTTGCTGGGCAAGCCGCCCAAGATGCAGCGCGATGTGGTCCATGTGGCCAACGATTTCCCGGCCATCGACCTGACGGGCATGGACCTGGTGGACGTAGCGCAAAAAGTGCTGCTGCTGCCGACCGTGGCCGACAAATCGTTCCTGATCACCATCGGCGACCGCAGCGTGGGCGGCATGACCGTGCGCGACCAGATGGTGGGACCGTGGCAAGTGCCGGTGGCCGATTGCGCCGTCACCACCATGAGCTTTGAAGGTTATCTGGGCGAAGCGATGGCCATGGGCGAACGCACGCCGCTGGCCGTCATCGACGCGGCAGCTTCCGGCCGCATGGCCGTGGGCGAAGCCGTCACCAACATCGCCGCCGCCGCGATTGCCGACATTTCCGACATCAAGCTGTCCGCCAACTGGATGGCCGCCTGCGGCCAGCCTGGCCAGGACGCGGCCCTGTACGACACGGTGAAAGCCGTCGGCATGGACCTGTGCCCGGCGCTGGGCATCAGCATCCCCGTCGGCAAGGATTCGCTGTCGATGCGCACGACCTGGAAAGACGAGAACACGGGCGCGGCGAAATCCGTCACGTCGCCGGTGTCCCTGATCGTTTCCTCGTTCGCGCCAGTCACGGACGTGCGCAAGTCGCTCACGCCGCAGCTGAAAACGGACCAGGGCGATACGTCCTTGATCCTGATCGACCTCGGTCGCGGCAAGAACCGCCTGGGCGCCTCCGCCCTGGCGCAAGTCATGGGCCAGCTGGGCAATGAAACGCCGGACGTGGACAGCGCGGAAGACCTGAAAGGCTTCTTCGCCGCCGTCCAAAAGCTCAACAGCGACGACAAGCTGCTGGCCTACCATGACCGTTCGGACGGCGGCCTGTACGCCACCCTGACGGAAATGGCCTTCGCCGGTCACACGGGCATGTCCGTCAACCTGGACATGCTGACCATGGAAGGCGAGCATTCGAGCGACTGGGGCGACGCCAAGAACTGGACGGGCCAGGTGGCGGAACGCCGCAACGAGCTGACCCTGCGTGCCTTGTTCAGCGAAGAGCTGGGCGCCGTCATCCAGGTGCGCGCGGAAGAAAAGTCGCTCGTCATGGACGTGCTGCGCACGTTTAATTTGGGCGCCTGCAGCCATATCATCGGTAAATTGAACGACCGCGACGTGATCGAATTCACGCGCGACGCCAAGCTGATTTACACCCAGCCGCGCGCGGACCTGCACCGCCTGTGGAGCGAAACGAGCTGGCGCATCGCCCGCCTGCGCGACAATCCGGCCTGCGCGGACGCCGAATACGACCGCCTGCTGGACGTGCAAGACCCGGGCATGTCGCCTATCGTCACGTTCGACCAGAACGACAACATCGCCGCGCCATTCATCGCCACCGGCGTGCGTCCGCGTGTCGCCATCCTGCGCGAGCAGGGCGTCAACTCGCACATCGAGACGGCCTACGTGATGCACCAGGCAGGCTTCACGGCCGTCGACGTGCACATGAGCGACCTGATTGCGGGCCGCGTGAAACTGGACGACTTCCAGGGCGTCATCGCCGTGGGCGGCTTCTCGTACGGCGACGTGCTGGGCGCGGGCGAAGGCTGGGCAAAAACGATTCTGTTCAACGCCAGCCTGGCAGAACAGTTCGCGCGCTTCTTCAACCGCACGGACAGCTTCGGCCTCGGCATCTGCAACGGCTGCCAGATGATGAGCAACCTGAAATCCATCATCCCCGGCGCCCACGCCTGGCCCAAGTTCACGCGCAACAAGTCGGAGAAATTCGAAGGCCGCTTTGCCATGGTCGAAGTGATGGATTCCCCATCGATCTTCTTCAACGGCATGGCCGGCACCCAAGCCGGCATCGCCATCGCCCACGGCGAAGGCTACGCCGACTTCTCGCAAACGGGCGACATCACCCAGGTCACGAAAGCCATGCGCTTCGTCGACAACAAGGGCGCCGCCACGGAAGCCTACCCGTACAACCCGAACGGCTCGCCGGAAGGCATCACCTCCGTCACCACGCCAGACGGACGCTTTACAGTGTTAATGCCGCACGCGGAGCGCGTGTTCCGCAGCGTCCAGCAGTCGTATCACCCTGAAGCATGGGGCGAGGATTCGCCATGGATGCGCATGTTCAGGAATGCACGGAAGTTTGTGGGGTAA
- a CDS encoding vWA domain-containing protein, with protein sequence MSSIMIPDVALVDNTEQRTPLVLVLDCSGSMDGEPVALLNDGLALLEQELKSDVIAAKRVRILVIQYGAHDEAVVASTWCDAMDFTAPRLEANGTTPTGAAVELALAEIEQEKQRFRAAGVAYTRPWLFLMSDGEPTDRWQRGAEQARAAEQANKVAIFPIAVGDHANIDTLGQFSSRGERGVKQLKGLQFRELFLWLSASMQVVSQSRPGAQAQLASTDGWSVVST encoded by the coding sequence ATGAGTTCAATAATGATTCCCGACGTCGCCCTGGTCGACAACACCGAACAACGCACGCCGCTGGTGCTCGTGCTCGACTGCTCCGGCAGCATGGATGGCGAACCCGTCGCGCTGCTCAACGATGGCCTGGCCTTGCTGGAACAGGAACTCAAGTCCGATGTGATCGCCGCCAAGCGCGTGCGCATCCTCGTGATTCAATACGGCGCCCACGATGAAGCCGTGGTGGCCAGCACCTGGTGCGACGCCATGGATTTCACGGCGCCCCGGCTTGAAGCGAACGGCACCACGCCGACCGGGGCGGCTGTCGAACTGGCCCTGGCCGAGATCGAGCAGGAAAAGCAGCGCTTCCGCGCGGCGGGCGTGGCGTACACGCGGCCGTGGCTGTTTTTGATGTCGGACGGCGAGCCGACGGACCGCTGGCAGCGCGGCGCCGAGCAGGCGCGCGCGGCTGAACAGGCGAATAAAGTGGCGATCTTCCCCATCGCCGTGGGCGACCATGCGAACATCGATACGCTGGGGCAGTTTTCCAGCCGTGGCGAACGGGGCGTCAAGCAGCTGAAAGGCTTGCAGTTCCGCGAGCTGTTCCTGTGGCTGAGCGCCAGCATGCAGGTGGTGTCGCAGTCGCGCCCCGGCGCGCAGGCGCAGCTGGCGTCGACGGACGGCTGGTCTGTCGTGAGTACGTGA
- a CDS encoding HEPN domain-containing protein produces the protein MAINRVLSTHAKTWGCEENETMPLLLFVQRARQLLLHTSSLLCRADRAAPFTICREINYLIRQQKETPHSSTSANIRLLLDELRESLREDSIATELIGDRMTYISESLLSDNDINNQLEAAQILKNRLAQKRYFDHSSEAIIKIITSGGKEKDKLIKLTEGFIAGIRDAGYPAQTIYHLLNVSFLDKTKTPMDAKSRLEKFFSNFDLKKHSYTVYFGISGIASGVSETFASIGSTIQKRTSADAENILDKFPATTKRFFNEHEWESIVCFEKVQALDPQSARQISERRLRLLDDLLKFSIHSQRFLIENPAVVSIEGKDGSPVHSNRPRPPVLRVPHDPTGIEKETLLQFSSIFRMSEAGSVNRFIRALELHGTALSAPEDESQLLNIWIAFETLFVRKGDTSKIKEIMDAVEPYISGRWISYQFAELWSEIVDSHLTHWNEAIEKFPELNMGENHYGFAAAISIKEYEAPMTEFLRKLDCNPLLRQRIFSCIKWCQSAGKISIHNKNISDRIKYDINRIYRTRNQIVHNGKSTDGLGEIVQCAHYYLDIILNILSIMLGRPGGPRTIEQANIEALVQRNVYLKDLKDISKNDTCCDRSNYTTLLFGRTLID, from the coding sequence ATGGCGATTAATAGAGTTTTATCTACACATGCAAAAACATGGGGCTGCGAAGAAAATGAGACAATGCCATTACTATTGTTTGTTCAACGAGCTCGGCAGCTACTCCTTCACACCAGTAGCCTTTTATGCCGAGCAGACAGAGCAGCACCATTTACAATTTGCAGAGAAATAAATTACTTAATTAGGCAACAGAAGGAGACCCCTCATAGCTCAACTAGCGCTAACATTCGACTTCTATTGGATGAATTAAGAGAATCACTACGTGAAGATTCAATCGCGACAGAATTAATTGGCGATAGAATGACATATATCAGTGAGTCACTCCTATCGGATAATGATATAAATAATCAACTAGAAGCCGCTCAAATACTCAAAAATAGATTAGCACAGAAACGTTATTTCGATCATTCATCAGAAGCAATAATAAAAATAATAACGTCGGGAGGAAAAGAAAAAGATAAATTAATAAAACTCACAGAAGGATTTATTGCAGGCATACGAGATGCCGGATATCCGGCACAAACAATATATCACCTACTTAACGTATCATTTCTTGATAAAACAAAAACTCCAATGGATGCCAAAAGTCGCCTAGAGAAATTCTTCTCAAATTTCGACTTAAAAAAACATTCCTACACAGTATATTTTGGAATATCAGGAATTGCCAGCGGAGTATCAGAAACTTTTGCATCGATAGGCAGCACCATTCAAAAAAGAACATCGGCTGATGCTGAGAATATTTTGGATAAATTTCCTGCGACAACAAAACGGTTCTTTAATGAACATGAATGGGAGTCAATTGTGTGCTTCGAGAAGGTTCAAGCACTTGACCCTCAATCAGCAAGACAAATATCTGAACGCAGGTTGCGCTTATTAGATGATCTTTTAAAATTTTCGATTCATAGCCAACGTTTCCTTATCGAAAATCCAGCTGTAGTATCAATTGAAGGAAAAGATGGTTCACCTGTTCACTCCAATCGACCCAGACCACCAGTGCTGCGAGTCCCACATGACCCAACAGGGATTGAGAAAGAGACGCTTTTACAGTTCTCTTCTATTTTCCGCATGTCGGAGGCTGGAAGTGTAAATAGGTTTATCCGTGCACTTGAACTACACGGAACGGCTCTTTCTGCACCAGAGGATGAATCTCAATTATTAAATATTTGGATTGCTTTCGAGACGCTATTTGTTCGAAAAGGTGATACATCAAAAATAAAAGAGATAATGGATGCAGTTGAACCATATATAAGTGGACGATGGATATCATACCAATTCGCAGAACTTTGGTCGGAAATAGTGGACTCGCATTTAACTCACTGGAATGAGGCTATTGAAAAATTTCCAGAATTAAATATGGGCGAAAATCATTATGGATTCGCCGCAGCAATATCCATAAAAGAATACGAGGCCCCGATGACGGAATTTTTGAGAAAACTAGACTGCAATCCTCTTCTGAGACAAAGAATATTTTCCTGCATAAAATGGTGTCAATCAGCAGGAAAGATATCAATCCATAATAAAAATATTTCAGACAGAATAAAATATGATATTAATAGAATTTATCGAACAAGAAACCAAATTGTTCACAATGGAAAGAGCACCGATGGATTAGGTGAAATTGTACAATGTGCTCACTATTATCTAGATATAATATTAAATATACTATCCATAATGCTTGGTCGACCGGGTGGGCCACGAACGATTGAACAGGCCAACATAGAAGCACTAGTACAGAGAAATGTATATCTCAAAGACCTTAAAGATATCTCAAAAAATGACACTTGTTGCGATAGAAGCAATTACACAACCTTGCTTTTTGGCCGAACACTTATTGATTAA
- a CDS encoding helix-turn-helix transcriptional regulator translates to MDTGTATADVGKLIAAMYDSACGAGDWPQLDSADLSGQQWQELLPHLQRALCLQQRLREAQLASHCALAALDAMGAIVLVLDANLGLRFATPAGHALHAAQLAHAAPPDLARAVRMVIGSTGGAAQCQSLRLARRQQGPLALTVTPLADCQPPCALLIARDPTQASTSVTALRQLFDLTQAEAQVGKALAQGATIEEIAARGGISVNTVKTHLHHTYLKTDTRRQGELIALIHGATAHLTVLDA, encoded by the coding sequence ATGGACACAGGTACAGCAACGGCGGATGTGGGGAAACTGATCGCCGCCATGTACGACTCGGCCTGTGGCGCGGGCGACTGGCCGCAGCTCGACAGCGCTGACCTGAGCGGCCAGCAATGGCAGGAACTCTTGCCGCATCTGCAACGCGCCCTGTGCCTGCAGCAGCGCCTGCGCGAAGCGCAACTGGCCAGCCATTGCGCGCTGGCGGCACTCGACGCCATGGGCGCCATCGTGCTGGTGCTCGACGCCAACCTGGGACTGCGTTTCGCCACGCCCGCCGGCCACGCCTTGCATGCGGCGCAACTGGCGCACGCCGCGCCGCCCGACTTGGCGCGCGCCGTGCGCATGGTCATCGGCAGCACCGGCGGCGCAGCGCAATGCCAGTCGCTGCGCCTGGCCCGCAGGCAGCAAGGTCCCCTGGCCCTGACAGTCACACCGCTTGCCGATTGCCAGCCCCCATGCGCGCTGCTGATCGCGCGCGATCCCACCCAAGCGAGCACGTCTGTCACTGCCTTGCGGCAGCTGTTCGACTTGACGCAAGCCGAAGCGCAAGTGGGCAAGGCACTGGCGCAAGGGGCCACCATCGAGGAAATCGCCGCGCGCGGCGGCATCAGCGTCAATACCGTCAAGACGCATCTGCACCACACCTATTTGAAGACCGACACGCGGCGCCAGGGCGAGCTGATCGCGCTGATCCACGGCGCGACGGCGCACCTGACCGTGTTGGATGCATGA